The sequence tcaaaatttaaaaatcaaagtttagcaagaaaatgtatgtctttatataaggagacatttatcgctgatttttgtccatttatataaaggaagtgcttaaaatttttttatttcatttttgttttctccttttcttacatttcgccggcgtcttaacctatctgttttACGCTtgcagctcaatgagaacttacataaaaatcaatcccaaaattccctacattccgtttgatttttctaaatatctcagtccgtgcgtcccctagcgaaactttttgtattgtgtcaccGGCTGTCATCGaactctgaattaagctctaaaatttagcctctagctcatcgagaagtgaCTTAAAACACgctttcaaatttccaaattattatctaattttttcgatccgtgcgccacttaacggaattttttctccttttgttcctttgtcacggtgtcttaacctgtctctgacgTTTCatatttgtagctcaatgagaagttacttcaaaatcgatctcaaaacaccaaatatccaaattattatctaattttttcgatccgtacGACACCTAAccgaatttttttctccttttcttaaaatttctcggcgtcttatactatctgtgaagttttacagtcgtagctcaatgagaacttacatacaaATCTACCCCAAaattcgtacgatttttctaaatatctcatcccgtgcgccccatagcaaatctttttgtatcgtgtcatcggcctctgagttaagtttgaaatttcaagcctctagctcatcgagaagttacttaaaagctggtttgaaaattttcaaatcttatctaatttcgatccgtgcgccacctaacggattttttttccttttgttgcattgtcacggtgtcctaacctatgtgtaaagtttcacgatTGTAGCTtaatgggaagttacttaaaaatagattgaaagatttgtatgaaaagcggacaaacattcaaccgacctaatataaaggaagtaaaaaaaaatacttcagaATTTTTTTGGTCTATAAAGGGACCGTTTAAAAACACAAAACGGAAACATAATAaatacgaaaataatttttttttaccaactAAGCGAACTTTTTCAGTCACCTCGTATATTATCAGCACACATTAGCACACTCAGTTAACTTACCGCCCTTTTTCGTTGCCACACGATCGATCATGGCATAAAGATTTGCTTTATTAGTCGGCTTCACATGCTTCGGTGGGCGTGGCTCTTCAACTTCGAAATCAAAACTATATGTAACTTTCGCTTTTGTTTCACGCGGTTTTGGTACATCAATTTTATAACCATATTCGCTTGGTCGATATTTTTTCGTTTTCGCTACACTGGGCACATTTACGGAAAAGTCCAATTTTGTTGGGCAATCACAACCTTCACCGGTATAGATGACTTCCACCGGTATACAATGGGCCAACGCAATCTAGATTCGATATTGTTTGGACATACATAAATTGTTGTTGTATACTTGTTGAAaattcacaaaatatttataaaatagtaTAAACAGTCCATTAGTCCGTCTTTTAGTTTGGTGGTGGTGGCAGTCAGCTTACCAGACCCAGACATGAAAATATTGCTATGCACACGAGCTTTGCGTGTGAACCCATTTTGCTTATAGAATTTTTATGTTGTTGATCTTCAATTGTACCGGATGTTTCACGTACTAACTGCTTGCGATCTGAGATATTCATCTTTATATGAAACCACACAGCCAATATGACCACAATTATTTTGGTGGAAgtaatttatttcaaaatatttttttttaattttaatatattaaataaatatatgttgCGTACTTGAACCCGACGTGCTTATGACTTCAGCATGTAAAATTAGCCATATTTACTAGTTATTGTTACTTCCAAGTTTGTTTGACCTTTCCCAGTTGCTCGAATTCGCATGAGAAAGTTTTGAAAAATTGCACGTTGTGTTGTgcgaaaaaataatacaaaagaaACTCATTTGGTAAAATTTAAGCCACACAGCTCTTTACAGCTCTTTTGGCTGGCATGttcttaatttgaaaaaaataaaataaattgcgatTGAGTTGAATGACTGGAGAAGTGAAATTTGTAGAAAAGCAATTTTGTCGCGTGCCTGGCTTCTTTTAAGGCCAAACTTCCGGGAAACTTTTCTAGAGCAGCCGAGTTTGCAAAGAACTAAAGGCCAAGTGAATAAACTTACGTATAAGAGTGGGTTTCGAATCCATAATGTCAGCCATGCTTTAGTAGCACGTTTTGCCTAGCAACATATCTAGTTAAACAGCGTCGAACCGTCACATTCGCATTGATCACCATAGAATTGTGTGACACATCAGCTTTGGGACACACTACTGCCACAGTTGCGTGACTGTGCGCAATTAACACTCTTTTGCATGAAACCTTTGAGCCACTTCAGAAAGGGATCGAGATACACTACGAATCTTCGCTTAGCCACCCATCAGCCAGGATTCCGAAAAATGTATTGCCCtatcaccgcgctaaacgccataaacaccCATAAAAATTACGTAATAAATCAGACAAAACTCTATTCTATTTAAGAATGAAACCTCAAAACCTAGGAGAATTAAGGTGGTGCCCTATCCTATTTCTACATCCTATCTCCCTTCTCCATCACAACTACCATTTCCTATGCCGACAACTGCAATGGAAACACGACCTGGTCCTTCAATAGACGAACTAGTTTATAAAGTAAAGAGCCCCCCAGTCTTTCCGCTTTTTCAAGTGCTACGCGTCAACAGTCTGGTCGCCGGGGAAAGGAAACTGTAAGCACTATGATATCCGGCACCTGCCTGCGCAGACTTATCCACACAGATTTGGTAAACACCTTTTCTAGGTCGCGCCCGGTGAActcgttatcaatatacactatccaaCCCTCGTTCTATGATAAAGTCAGAATGACAATACCCCGGATAGAAGAACAAATCGCCGGAAAGCGACGTACGACCGAATACCTGCAGATAGGAATTTAAGTATTCTCAAATCAATGATCTCGACTTTTTATTTTGGGTCTAGTCTCATATATACTAGAAAGCtgcattgttttgttttttgtccTGCGCGCAAGATCGTTATAATGTTAATGACTTTGTGTATCTGGGATCAGATAATTAGAAATGTAATGGAAAGTGTGGTTTTCCACGAGTGGCGTTTTAAAGTGATAAGGTAACTGAATATATAATCCACTCTCGACTAACGAAAACTCCTTTAATACTTCACCTGATGTAATGTATTTGGGAGAAAAGTTCTTCAGAAGATTTATCGCAATTCCCGTGATTCCACCGGCGTGTATCTATCGAGGTTTAATGATGAACCTAATAAAAGACAAAAGGCTGTATAGGTGATATTTTTCGGCAGAAAAGAAAATGGACGACCTTCATTAGTTCGGAGCAAGAGTAGGATGTAGACTTGGTTTTTCTTGGTGCACCCAATTGGTGTCTGTTATCGCTAAGTGTGTGTTAATGTTGGAGTCTATATGCTATCGTAGCTGTTAGAATTGATAATGATGGATTTCGAAGGAAAATAAAAAAGCTCAGTTAATAACTCATGAAATAGTAATTTTGCATTGACTTCAAACAGCACTCCTGTAGCCTCTACGGAGCCTCCCTAGCACTAAAATAAATAAAGCTAAGATTTATTCGTATTGAGTGCCTAAAATTATGCTAACATTCATGAATATGCTAATTGAATGTAAAAGAGTCGGGTGATAAGTTCGTGGGGTAAGAATAAGAAATGTTTcagtatttttttgtatattttaagtattttttgcaatttttacaaattttcgctTCAGTTATATTATTCTGGCTATttttatacgcagctgagaagatatcacagagtatattaattttgttctcataacggtaatccgtaacatcataaactaatcgagatagatatagacttctatatatcaaaatgatctggacgaaaaaagaaattcatttagccatgtccgcctgtccgcctgtccgtccatccgtccgtaaacacgacaattagagtaaattttgacgtatcttaatgaagtttggtatgtaagttcctgcgcactcatctcagatcggtttttaaaatgaacgatatcggactataaccacgcctactttttcgatatcgaaaatttcgaaaaaccgaaaaagtgcgaaaattcattaccaaagacggataaagtgatgaaacttggtaggtgggttgaccttatgacgcagaatagaaaattaataaaattttggacaatagccgtggcaccgcccacttttaaaagaaggtaatttaaaagttttgcaagctgtaatttggcagtcgttgaagatatcatttggcaggaacgtaactcctattactatatgtgtgctaaataaaaattagaaaaatcggatggcgaacacgcccactttaaaaaaacaaaaaatttttaaagtcaaattttaacaaaaaattgaatatctttacagtatataagtaatctATGTCAACagtcaacgccagtaatgatatggtgcaacaaaatacaaaaataaaagacaatttcaaaatgggcgtggctccgccctttttcatttaatttgtctagaatacttttaatgccataagtcgaaaaaaatttaccaatccttgtgaaatttggtaagggcatagcttctacgccggtaactgttttctgtgaaaatgggcgaaatcggttgaagccacgcccagtttttatacacagtcgaccgtctgtccttcgtcTTGGCCgttatctttactaaacgtagttcacgtacttatctgaactcactttatcttggtattaaaagtgagcgaaatccgacaatgatcacgaccactttttcgatatcgaaaatttcgaaaaattataaaaatgccataattctatatcaaatacgaaaaaagggatgaaacgtggtgattggattggtttattgacacaaaatataactttgtaaaaaactttgtaaaatgggtgtggcaccagaAATAGTTTCGAGCTTTTTGAGCTCCATCGTTTTCTTGTCATTGTcttatcagcttgttatcgaAGGGGTTCATATATGCCatcgtttttatattgaagttttttaggtgtctgtttcataacaaaccgattagTCGTTGTTAACaggtcgataacaaattggtagcactccgattagaaattgataacttttggatagcaaattggtacatttttgataaaaaaatcgaCAACGCGCTGATAATAAATTGGTAActctccgataacaaatctacaAATTTCCAAAAACCAACTGGTGTACTTTTAATAACACATCGATATCTTTTTGATAACAACCCGATAACACTCCGATACAAAGTTGGTAACAATCCGTTAAAAATTCGATGACAAattgataacatattgataatttttgatgacaaatccaaaacttttcgataacaaacggatAGCAAGTTTAATCTAATCTAATGATCTAATTTAACTTGATTTTATTTGATGTTATTGAATTtagattaattaattttattttatccttACTTCATTTCATATTATattgattaatttatttttattttattattttttttatttcattttatttactttattttgctttatttaacttaatgtaatttttattattttatgttcttttattttatgctattttcttatattttattttatttagattattttgtttcatttaatttaatttttatcattttattttatttaacttcattttatttgattttaattttaatacattttattttatttttttttacaaaatttaatttaattttattttaactttatccgattttattttattttcgttttattctattattttgactaatttatttttattttattattattttttttcatttcattctatttactttatttttctttatttaatttaatttaatttaatttttattatttcattttcttttattttatgctatttcctttaattatattttatttacattattttgtttcatttaatttaatttttgttttattttacttcattttatttgattttaattaaatattttttttatctggCTTAAGGTCCGGCGATGATAAATTAAAAcgcaagttttatttattttcttcctAATATATtccgattacacacggtaatcgtcttcagaggAAATAGTTATCACGTTTTCACTGCGTGACGTGTAGTTTATATTCGTTTTAATTTATCATCGccggacctcaagccagctaaaaaaaatatttacaaagtaAAAGGTCGCCAAATAACCACttatatttgattttaattttaaaaaattttattttatatttattttacaaaatttaatttttaattttattttaactttatccgattttattttattttcgttttattctattttactttatattattttatctcattttattatattttatttaaatttcatggcggtcaccgtggtgtgatggtagcgtgctccgcctatcacaccgtatgccctgggttcaactgccgggcaaagcaacatcaaaattttagaaataagatttttcaattagaagaaaatttttctaagcggggtcgcccctcggcagtgtctggcaagcgctccgattgtatttctgccatgaaaagctctcagtgaaaactcatctgccttgcagatgccgttcggagtcggcataaaacatgtaggtcccgtccggccaatttgtagggaaaaatcaagaggagcacgacgcaaattggaagagaagctcggccttagatctcttcggaggttatcgcgccttacatttatttatttatttatttaaatttcattaattttatttcgttttattttaactttgtttattttattttgttttattttaattttatttacttaatttaattcaattttttttgattttatttactttattttattttatttaatattattttatttcatttttattattttattttattaaattttttttattttattttaattttaattgagattattttattttattttaccttatatttattttgttttattttatttttattttatctgaatttattttttctaattttatttactatattttgttttatttcattattttattattatttgattttcTTCCCTGGTTACACGTGgcaataaaaaaactttaataaaaaaaCGTTGcggttatttcatttttattttacaaaatgctttatttataataaaaattttaagagcTATTAAGCTTGATCACGATATATCTTATAAGTATTTTCTACCCTGTAACTGATTGGACAGTAACATTAAAcagtttttattataaatatgtatataatctTACTAATAGTACACACTTTCCTCTTTCTTCGGTTTTACTTTAACATAAGCTGCAATGCGACCGGGACGATAACCGCAATCCACATGAACTTTGTCGGGTAACGCATGAGCTTCACCTGAACTGTAATCATGCCCACAAGAAACTACTTTGCGAAACTTGGGATTTTTAAATTTCTCTGGTTCATAACCTAACTGTGAATATGTAAATGTTGGTGGTTGATCAGCTGCTTCCACTTGTTCTTCCTCATATGGCTCTTCTTCCTCTTCTGGTGATGGAGTTAAAGCGGGCTTTTTGAATGTAAttacttcacttttcaattggaAAAGATTTTCCTCCGGTACATTGGCGAATGTGATTTTCTTCATACTATCAATTGGAGGCTTCGCGAAACCATACGCCAATTTCGCTTCCGGTACAGCTACCGCTTTAGAAGCTTGCAAAGCTAAACTGATGCTTATCGGATCAGCGGGGATGCCGTTGTCTTGTGGTGTTGCATGGGCCGCACTGAAATAGACAATGTTTAGAGGATAGGTAAGCAGTGCtcgtattaaaaaatattttaattcgaTCTTATCAATATTTTAGTGTGTAATTTAGACGCTTCAAAGGGCGTTATCAAGTCTCTTCTAAAAATGACTGGTGAATTTCGTGAAGCAACATCTTATGGGAGCTTCCATGATTTGAAGGGACTAATATAGCGTTAACGGCAACCAGCAAACATCTTCAAACTCTGAGCGAGCTACTTTAGCTTGCATTGACACTCGTGGAGGACGAGTCACATGAGAGAGGGTATAGTGGCCAGCGGATGATTAACAGTCGCACTTCCCAAAAAGGTTTATTTCTTGAGaccaaaatacaaacatattcaagTTGTAGTGTAGTTATACTGAAAGCAATCCTTCACTGGAGCGATATCAAATTTCGACATGGTAGTATTCTGGATATCTTCTCTTTCCAGGAGAAGGGCTTCCTCTGCCTCCATACACAGGTTACGATAATACCTTGCAGTCggagaattttttttcattcCCGAACTTGAGCTAGCTAGCGTTCCCGATATGTTGGAGTAAAATAGGGCACTGTTTGACTGGGTAAGTGAATGCGACCTTTTTGACATAATAGCGGCCCCAGTGGTATAAAAAGTGTCCATCAATGCTAAGAGAATATCGACGAAGCTACGGCTAGGAGTATGGTCGCCAACCCTGGGTGAgctccgccgtggtgtggtgatagcgtgatCCGGCTATCACACCAAAGATCCTTGGCTCAACACCCAGGTAAAGCAAcgttcaaaaatttagaaacaagtcccaccaatttgtagcaaaaatccaaaggaccacgacgcaaataggaagagaagctcggcccaaatcaTATCGGAGGTACATATATCAAGccttgtatttaattattttatgatacatacagtaataagctgAAAGGTTAAGACCAATAGCTCCAAATGAAGGTTGCATCGAGGCTTTatgattataataataaataatttttcatatacTACATTCATATTGCACCATTAACGCGAATTTATGGCACATTTTGGAGTCAACAGTACAGGCTTGTCTATGGTGTGATGGTTTAACCGAACTCAACAGCGCTCTACTTTGTTGCTGAGCGGCTTTGAACGGAGCCTTTTTTCACTGGACCACTATGCGAAGTAACGAACAAGGGGGCGTAGTACTCGTTGGGAGGGTTTTTAACTTTATCCTCCCGGGGGAGGGTTCTCGATTCAATTGGTATCTTTGAACAAACTTCTTAACACTGGTTGACAGGGTGTTTCTCCAGTAACGAGGTCAGGTTTTAAAAAGCGCCTCTCTGCTTAAGGAAGGATAAAGATATTGCTTTACTTTCTTTATTTCGATGTGTTATTTTTGTTGCATTTAATCAGTTTACAATTTAACAACATTATAAATATTTATCCTTCTATTGTTTATGGTTGAATAAAAATaccacataaaaataaaaaattttcaaaacataatTTTGTTCAGGTGGCAATGCTTCTTTAGAATTTTCACTAAGTCAACAAGACTACAAACTTGACCATATCAATAAAACTGACTTGTCATATAACGTCAAATGCGTTTTTCGTTCGTTATAACTACAAAGTTACAATTGAATTGACAAATAAGTGACAACAGCTATTGGTATGGCAAATTTGACATTCAACTTTAATTTGCTGACGTGTTGGCAACTTATTGTCGTTTGTAGTAGTGCCAACGGGAAACAACGAAATTGGTTGcgaaataaatgaacacaaaattgAGGCGTGGGTTTTGACCACGAATTGCTTTACCGACTGTGTGTCAATAATGTGACATAAACGCTTTTGGCTCCAACTGAGCTGCAGGCCAGATTTAGGCAGTTTTTGATGACAGACATTTTGACCAAATGAAAACCAAGCAACGAACTGCTTTACGGACTGTGTGTCAATAATGTGACATAAACGCTTTTGGCCCCAACTGAGCAGCAGGTCAGATTTAGGCAGTTTTTGATGACAGCCATATTTTGTCAAATTCGTCAAAGTGGAACTACCTTGTTGTCTTGTATCATAGTAATGAGCATTggggataagacaagtgtgataacttctgcaaagacgtcaaaattacaaatagaatggatcacctgattttttttaactatcgctgtctcattctgtatctctttctatcacccgctgaagatagccggccctatgtgccgccatattgaacaccctgtcaaaacgctgccaaaacgctaaaaagtagccatattgaacatcctgtcaaacagttgacggataagatatcacacttgttttatccacaatgttaatgagttttttttaatcaaaatacttACGCAGGTAAAGGATATGAAGGGAACGCTGGCGACGTACCACAACCGCATGATTTGTGTGGCGCTGGTGCTGGTGGTGGTAGTGGGGCGGGTGAACAATATTTGCAAGGCGCCGACGAACATTTACATGTCGGTGGTTTTGGTACAGACTGTAGATGGAATTATATAGTCAGCTGTTAATAACAAATAAATTGATTGAAGCGCgtcaatacgaaaaaaaaacaaacttaatCACACGACTTTTGTTTACATAAAGCGCACGTTTAACGAATGAAGTGATGATTTCGATGGATCTTTGTATTGAGCGAATATTGATTATGTGATGTTTCTTTCGAACAAAATTGAGATAATGATGTTGACGACGAAATGGAACActtaaaagttaaaacaaaaacaaataccaACGACACCAAAACTTATAAATGAAGACATTTGATGAGCTGATGAAATGTGTTTACTAAGTATATGCTAAACAGTTTTGTGCGCAACTGTACCCACACATTTTGCAGCGCGcgataattaattttttatttgtatgtatgtaatatgactgtatgtatgtgaaatatgaTAGTTACTGCCCTATTTGttaaatatctaaatatttactcaTCAACGCTTTTGATTATGTGCTTTTGTGGTAAATATTCTGTTTCAACATTCTCTAGATTAGCAAGACGTTTATGTAAGCGATTAATGCATTCATGTTTGGCGTTAATCACAGTTTCGAGCCATTTACGTTTAATTAAGTTATTCCATGTCCAAAACCAATCAAATTTATTATCACGTACTTTATTGCATGCCTTAGGTAATGGTGCCGGTTCAACGAAGATTTTATTACAGGAACAAGTATCACTGATGGGTTTGAGTTCGAGCTCAGCATTGATATAAGCTGGACGTGGTTTGGGTTTCGGGCGTACAAAGGTTGGTGGTTTGCATTTGTTACAATAATCAACGCCCTTCTCATTGCAAACACAGCCGGCATTCACCTGTGAATtataccatttaaaatttttatttatttttttttttttgcatttttcgttaACTCAACATTTTCACATATtgtaatgaaaaataaaataaaaacacacaCTCACCGAAAGTGTAAATAGCATCATTGACATTAACACACAACATAAAAATTTTGCTgacattttcaaaaacatttgtgcaacacaaaaacgaaaaacaaatacaaagttttttaaacaagcattaaagttttttttcacacGCGCTTTTGAGCAAATTCAGTCTTTTAATATTAACTTGGAACTTTCACatgcattaaaaaaataatattttttttctttccaagCTACTCAGCACCAATTCTTAAACATTTTCTATGCTCGTTTTTTTAACGCAAATAAGTTTTTCAAACACTTTTCTTTTCCACACCGTTCTTTCACACTTCACCGTTGTTTTGTATTTGaaactgttttatttaaaattgttgTTTATATATCTACCATTATTGTGATATCTAAAATCTTCTATAACTTCATCATCATCCATTCGTCGTCTACTTCGTGCAAAATTGCGTGCTTTGATTTCTCTTTAAGTTAGATAAAAAAGCCAGAACTTATTCTTTCATTCGCTAATATTTTATAGTACTTACATGCAGTTGGGATGCGCATACAGTGGTGTGCAGTACATAACCAACATGCTATTTTCCGAAAGATGTTAAAATCACTGTGTCACGGTATGCGGTTAAATTATGTTCTGTCTTATAAAATGCAATCTTTTTGAAGAACGCTCTatttaaggttaggttgaactggctttGCGTGAAGACGTCAAATAGATTGAATGAGTCAATAGTGTAACCAGATTTTTACtcaacgaccaaacggaaaacccctaACAGAAACCAGAATATATGTAATGTAGTAGCTCCGTCCTCTTCTTCTCGAATAGCCGTGCTCCTACAACTTGTCCAGCTTtagctcagaaaattacaattcaagttcagaatttccaatttaaattcccaaatttacaattcaagttcagaatttctaatTTCAGttcagttcagaaaattataattcaagttcagGAAATTACGATTCAAGTTGAGAAATTCACAATCCAATTTCAAAATTTCcaatttacattaaaaaatttacaattcaagttcagaaatttacaatttaggttaagaatttccaattcatggtcagaaaattataattcaagatcagaaaattacaattcaagtccagattttccaatttaaattccgaaatttacAGTTCATGTTCAGAAATTTAAAAGTCAAGTTTAGAGTTtccaattaatttttaatttcagttcagaaaattattattcaaattcagaaaattgcagttcgagttcagaaatttacaattacaattcaagttaagAATTTCCAACTTAAATTCCGAAATTTACAGTTCATGTTCAGAAATTAAAAAGTCAAATTTAGAGtttccaattaaagttcagaaaattacaattcatgttcagaatttccaatttcaGCTCAGCTCAGAAAATTATAGATCAAGTTCAGAAAATCACAATTCAAGTTCAGGAAATTacgattcaagttcagaaatatacaatttaagttcacaaaattacaattcaagttcagaatttccaatttaaattccgaaatttagAGTTCATGTTCAGAAATTTAAAAGTCAAGTTTAGAGATTCCAATTAATGTTcacaaaattacaattcaagttcagaatctccaatttaaattccgaaatttagAGTTCATGTTCAGAAATTTAAAAGTCAAGTTTAGAGtttccaattaaagttcagaaaattacaattcaagttcagaatttacaatttaaattccgaaatttacAGTTCCTGTTCAGAAATTTAAAAGCAAAGTTTAGagtttccaatttaagttcagaaaatgacaattcaagttcagaatttccaatttccgctcagctcagaaaattataattcaagttcagaaatcacaattcaagtttagaaaattacgattcaagttcagaaaattacaattcaagttcagaaaattttaattcaagttcagagagttacaattcaagttcagaatttccaatttaaattccgaaatttacaattcatattcagaaatttaa is a genomic window of Eurosta solidaginis isolate ZX-2024a chromosome 4, ASM4086904v1, whole genome shotgun sequence containing:
- the Cp7Fa gene encoding uncharacterized protein Cp7Fa; translated protein: MFLKMSAKFLCCVLMSMMLFTLSVNAGCVCNEKGVDYCNKCKPPTFVRPKPKPRPAYINAELELKPISDTCSCNKIFVEPAPLPKACNKSVPKPPTCKCSSAPCKYCSPAPLPPPAPAPHKSCGCGTSPAFPSYPLPAAAHATPQDNGIPADPISISLALQASKAVAVPEAKLAYGFAKPPIDSMKKITFANVPEENLFQLKSEVITFKKPALTPSPEEEEEPYEEEQVEAADQPPTFTYSQLGYEPEKFKNPKFRKVVSCGHDYSSGEAHALPDKVHVDCGYRPGRIAAYVKVKPKKEESVYY